Proteins from one bacterium genomic window:
- a CDS encoding twin-arginine translocation signal domain-containing protein: MATDGEARRRQVTRRKFLGTVAAAGIGAAASRWVPAVAAAPLRRGGTLRIAEIGEPLTLDAMATTADLTVAITLPIYETLFAFDANWRVQPSLVSS, from the coding sequence ATGGCCACGGACGGAGAAGCGCGCAGGAGACAGGTCACCCGTCGGAAGTTCCTCGGCACGGTCGCCGCGGCAGGCATCGGCGCGGCCGCATCGCGGTGGGTACCGGCGGTTGCCGCGGCGCCGCTTCGCCGCGGCGGGACGCTCAGGATTGCCGAGATCGGCGAGCCCCTCACGCTGGACGCGATGGCCACGACGGCCGACCTGACCGTCGCGATCACGCTCCCGATCTACGAAACGCTGTTCGCGTTCGATGCCAACTGGCGGGTTCAGCCATCTCTCGTGTCGTCGT